The following nucleotide sequence is from Phycisphaerales bacterium.
GGTCGCTGTGCCGCTCGATCGGGGGCGCGGCGGGCGGCGGTTCGATCTTCGGCGGCGGATAGAGCAGCAGCCGCAGACCGTTGGCCACGACCAGCAGGGTTCCGCCTTCGTGTCCGAGGACGCCGAGCGACAGGTTGATCCACCCCGCCAGAGTTCCGACTGCCAGCAGCGTAATGGCCGAGAGCGCGAAGATCAGATTGATGCGGATGGTCCGCCGTGTCTGCCGCGCGAGGCGCACAGCCCATGTGACCGCACGGAGGTCTTCGTTCATCAGCACGACATCCGCCGTTTCGAGCGCTGCATCCGAGCCGATGCCCCCGATGGCGATGCCGGCGTCGCTGGCAGCGAGCGACGGCGCATCATTCACACCGTCTCCCACGACGCCGACGCTTCCATGCTCGCTGCGCATCTTCTCGACGAAGGTGAGTTTTTCATCCGGATGCAGTTCGGCGTAGTAGGCGTCGAGTCCGAGATGCGCGCTGAGGCGCTGGGCCACGCCCTGCACGTCGCCAGTGAGCATGACGATCGGCCTGACGCCCAGTTCGTGAAACTCGCGCACCATCTCCGCGCCGCCCGGCCTCGGCTCATCGCGGAGAACAAACACGCCGGCCTGGTCGCGCCAGGCGAGAGCGACGGCCAGCGTACCTCGCTCGTGCAGCACCTCCATGACGTCGTGCACGCGCGCGTGCAGGCAGATGGGCATGAGATCTTTGACGTGCGCAAAGCGGCCCAGGCGCACCTCCGACCCCTCGTACATGCCAGAGACGCCCAGTCCGGGCTGGAAACTCAACCGGTCGCACGAAGTCGGATCCACGCCGCGCCGCTGGGCTTCGGCGATGATGGCCTCGGCGAACGGGTGCGTTGAACCCTGCTCAAGGCCGGCCGCCAGCGCCAGCAGCGTGCTGGCGTCGGACCACGCGACGGGATGCACCTGCTGCACGCGGGGCTTACCCATGGTCAGCGTTCCGGTCTTGTCCAGGGCGGCGCAGCGGAACGTGGCCAGCCGCTCGATCGACTCCCCGCCTTTGAAGAGCACCCCCGCGCGGGCGGCGCGGCTGATGCTCGAAAGCGTGGCCGTCGGAGTGGCAATGATGAGCGCGCAGGGGCTGGCCACGATGAGCAGCGTGATGGCCGTGTACGCCGCGTCCGCCCACGCCCGATCGAACGCGAAGTGGAGCACCGCCAGCACCACAGCGCAGATCACCACGACGCTCACGCTGTAAGGCATCGACAGGCGATCGATCAACTGCTGCACGGGCTGGCGCCGCTCCTGGGCGCTGAGCACGAGATTGAGCACGCGCTGCAGACTCGAATCGCTCGCGAGCCGGGTGACGCGCACTTCGATCGGGTGACTTTCGTTGATGGTGCCGGCGAACACATCATCGCCCGGCGCCACCGAGCGCGGCAGCGATTCGCCGGTGAGCGACGCCTGGTTGACTTCGGTGCCGCCGCGCACCACGATGCCGTCCGTCGGCACGCGTTCGCCCGGCCGCACGAGCACGACGTCATCCACGCGCGCTTCGTCGGGCTCGATTTCGATCCACTCGCCGCCGCGCTGCACGAGCGTCTCGGTGGGGATCATGCTGTTGAGCGCCGCGACGGCCGAGGTGGTGCGCTTCATCGCCAGATCTTCGAGCGCCCCCGAGAGCACAAACAGGAACAGCAGCAGCGCCCCTTCCTCGGCGTGTCCGAGCCATGCGGCAAAGCCGGCCCCGAGCACCATGAGGACGTCGATGTTGAACTGCCAGTCGCGCAGCGCCTCCCACGCCGCCCGGCCGCCGTAGATCATCCCGATTCCCAGGCTGATCCAAACCAGCCACTGCCCGGTCGTGGCCGGCGCGTGCAGCCCCGGCTCGTGGCCGCCGTCGACCAGCCTGATCAGGCCGTATCCCAGGGCCAGCAGCACTCCGGCCAGGATCGCCGCCGCGAGTTCGTGGTGGCCCGCGATGCGCGTGTGCCAGCCGATGCTCGACGGGGCCCCGTGTTGAGAAGTCAGCGACATGTGCCGAAGTTTATTCGGCTCGATCGCGTCGCAGCCGCAATGGGCCGACGCCTCAAGCAAGCGGCCGGACGCGGCGTCGAATCGGGGTCAGCCCCGGAACCTGCCGATACTATTTGAACTGTGCCCGAGCCGGGGCGGATGGCCTCGTGAGTTTCATCGCGGAAGGACGCCCGTTCGATGGGGTCGAATCAGATAAGACGCATCGGCCTGCTGACCGGCGGCGGGGACTGCCCCGGCCTCAACGCCGTTATCCGAGCCGTCACCAAGGCGGCGATCATGAACTATGACGTGCAGGTTTTCGGCATCGAGGACGGGTTCCTCGGCCTGGTGCAGAACCGCATCCACGAACTGCTGCTTCAGGATGTCTCGGGCATCCTGACGGTCGGCGGCACCATCCTCGGCACTTCAAACAAGTGCAATCCCGCCCACTATTGCACCTCGCTCGACGAGCGCGGCGTGCCGATCTTCAAGGACGTCACCGACCGCTGCCTCGAGCACTACCAGCACTGGCGCCTTGATGCGCTCGTCGTGATTGGCGGCGATGGCACCATGAGTTGCGCCAAGAACTTCGTCCGCCGCGGCA
It contains:
- a CDS encoding cation-translocating P-type ATPase; the protein is MSLTSQHGAPSSIGWHTRIAGHHELAAAILAGVLLALGYGLIRLVDGGHEPGLHAPATTGQWLVWISLGIGMIYGGRAAWEALRDWQFNIDVLMVLGAGFAAWLGHAEEGALLLFLFVLSGALEDLAMKRTTSAVAALNSMIPTETLVQRGGEWIEIEPDEARVDDVVLVRPGERVPTDGIVVRGGTEVNQASLTGESLPRSVAPGDDVFAGTINESHPIEVRVTRLASDSSLQRVLNLVLSAQERRQPVQQLIDRLSMPYSVSVVVICAVVLAVLHFAFDRAWADAAYTAITLLIVASPCALIIATPTATLSSISRAARAGVLFKGGESIERLATFRCAALDKTGTLTMGKPRVQQVHPVAWSDASTLLALAAGLEQGSTHPFAEAIIAEAQRRGVDPTSCDRLSFQPGLGVSGMYEGSEVRLGRFAHVKDLMPICLHARVHDVMEVLHERGTLAVALAWRDQAGVFVLRDEPRPGGAEMVREFHELGVRPIVMLTGDVQGVAQRLSAHLGLDAYYAELHPDEKLTFVEKMRSEHGSVGVVGDGVNDAPSLAASDAGIAIGGIGSDAALETADVVLMNEDLRAVTWAVRLARQTRRTIRINLIFALSAITLLAVGTLAGWINLSLGVLGHEGGTLLVVANGLRLLLYPPPKIEPPPAAPPIERHSDHADPGRAEHASESTAVVAG